GGAGGTCCGGGCCCTGGCCATCGAGGACCTGGCGCTGCTGGGTGACGCGCGGGCGTTGGATTCGCTGGCGCTGCTGCTCTGGGACCCCAATCCCCGCATCCAGCAGGCCGCCCTGCGCGCGGTGGCGCTGTTCCAGCACACGCGGGCGGAGGAAATCCTCGCCAACGTGGTGCGCCACCCCCGCCTCCCGGACGCGCTGAAAATCCAGGCGCTCAACGGGCTCATCTTCCAGCGCACCCCCACCGCGCGCCGCGCCGTCCAGGACGCCGCCGTGGATGCCCGGCTCACCTCGGGGGTGCAGAACGCCGCCCGGACCGTGGTGTCCCAATGGGACGCCGCCCGCCGCTGACGCCCGCCCGCCGGGCAGCCAGCCAGGCACCACGCCGTGGGGCTCCACCCCGGCGCCAGGGCCGATTCCTGGAGAAGTGACGCCCCTGCGCTACACTGCGGCGTCATGAAAATCACCCCGCTCGACATCCGGCAGAAGCGGTT
This genomic window from Myxococcus hansupus contains:
- a CDS encoding HEAT repeat domain-containing protein; this translates as MPPLFLTGLLLAATAPAQAPAAPPPAAVAPAAAPATAGAPGAAAEASDDTALLRGLLGAMKPAPEEVRALAIEDLALLGDARALDSLALLLWDPNPRIQQAALRAVALFQHTRAEEILANVVRHPRLPDALKIQALNGLIFQRTPTARRAVQDAAVDARLTSGVQNAARTVVSQWDAARR